A DNA window from Hydra vulgaris chromosome 13, alternate assembly HydraT2T_AEP contains the following coding sequences:
- the LOC136089588 gene encoding THAP domain-containing protein 2-like, translating into MNPSYPFLNRFPVNPDKRAAWILATKRKNFVPSSASFICSDHFSKNCFDESKTSGYCLRKYLKPDAIPTIFDFPKHFRTTTSKIRKAPTERMLKKHIKKEKNDTVFENTYEEKVISTNKKMSVGDCMETDSDNLQTVNKKLSFVLNVYK; encoded by the coding sequence ATGAATCCTAGCTAtccatttttaaatagatttccAGTGAATCCAGATAAAAGAGCAGCATGGATTCTTGCAACAAAACGAAAGAATTTTGTCCCCTCTTCCGCTAGTTTTATTTGTTCAgatcatttttctaaaaattgctTTGACGAAAGCAAAACATCAGGTTACTGTTTGAGAAAATATCTGAAACCTGATgcaataccaacaatttttgattttccaaaacattttagaaCAACCACTAGTAAAATTCGAAAAGCACCAACAGaaagaatgctaaaaaaacatataaagaaagaaaaaaatgacaCAGTTTTTGAGAATACTTATGAAGAAAAGGTGAttagtacaaataaaaaaatgagtgTAGGAGATTGCATGGAGACTGATTCAGACAATTTGCAAACTGTCAACAAGAAGTTGTCATttgtattaaatgtttataaataa